The proteins below come from a single Salmo trutta unplaced genomic scaffold, fSalTru1.1, whole genome shotgun sequence genomic window:
- the LOC115183908 gene encoding BTB/POZ domain-containing protein KCTD12-like, with the protein MAHSENQQSSFSDIIELNVGGQVYVTRHATLVSVPNSLLWTVFRQKSPTELPKDRKGRYFFDRDGFLFRYILDYLRERDIVLPDFFKERGRLQKEAEFFQLHELSQRLRPTGSKDVSLGDELGARGDPEEASLACALSSSSITATTVSSPTPSLPSPFQKHGFITIGYRGSYTIGRDIQTDAKFRRVARITVCGKTSLAKEVFGETLNESRDPDKPPERYTSRYYLKYNFLEQAFDRLAEVGFHMVACSSTGTCAYASSDPNEDKIWTSYTEYVFSRD; encoded by the coding sequence ATGGCGCACAGCGAGAACCAACAGTCGTCCTTTTCTGATATAATAGAATTAAACGTCGGTGGACAAGTCTATGTAACTCGACATGCAACTTTAGTCTCCGTCCCAAACTCTCTCCTGTGGACTGTGTTCAGACAGAAGAGCCCTACAGAACTACCGAAAGATCGCAAAGGACGATACTTCTTTGACCGGGATGGATTTCTGTTCAGGTATATTCTGGATTATCTGCGGGAAAGGGACATCGTTTTACCGGACTTCTTTAAAGAGAGAGGTCGGTTACAGAAGGAGGCGGAGTTCTTCCAGCTGCATGAGCTCTCACAGCGTCTCAGACCGACAGGGAGTAAAGACGTCTCTCTCGGGGACGAGCTGGGCGCCCGTGGGGACCCGGAAGAGGCTTCGCTTGCGTGCGCTCTGAGTAGTAGCAGTATCACGGCGACGACCGTGAGCAGCCCGACACCGAGCCTTCCCTCCCCGTTCCAGAAGCATGGCTTTATTACCATTGGTTACCGGGGCTCCTACACCATCGGGAGGGATATTCAAACGGACGCCAAGTTCAGACGAGTGGCCAGAATAACGGTTTGCGGAAAGACGTCCCTGGCCAAAGAAGTTTTCGGAGAGACTCTGAACGAGAGCAGAGACCCGGACAAACCACCTGAGAGGTACACCTCCCGGTATTATCTGAAGTATAACTTTCTCGAGCAGGCGTTCGACAGGCTCGCGGAGGTCGGTTTCCACATGGTGGCTTGCAGCTCCACGGGGACGTGCGCGTACGCGAGCAGCGACCCGAACGAGGACAAAATCTGGACCAGCTACACCGAATACGTGTTCTCTCGGGACTGA